From Garra rufa chromosome 19, GarRuf1.0, whole genome shotgun sequence, the proteins below share one genomic window:
- the LOC141292221 gene encoding claudin-14-like, giving the protein MATAALELMGFFFGLFGMLGTLVATLLPYWATSAHIGPNIVTAVVTMKGLWMECVYQSTGAFQCETYNTLLGLTTDLQAARAMMVISSIFSVMAIAVSTIGMQCTVCMDGSSFKSKVAGVGGSLFLLAGLLSLIPVSWKTHELVQSFYMQNIPSSLKFEIGDCLYVGLASSLLSMLGGGLLSASYCDDMEGSRGTRRHYPYPDRTGPRGTSHLMAYHPATQHSNTNPKLANKNQTLNSHTSTDTHSTAPAQDSRKAARQNTAAGYDVTGYV; this is encoded by the coding sequence ATGGCGACAGCAGCGCTGGAGTTGATGGGTttcttttttggcctttttggcaTGCTTGGGACCCTTGTAGCCACTCTTCTGCCATACTGGGCAACGTCGGCACACATCGGCCCCAACATCGTGACGGCGGTAGTCACCATGAAAGGTTTATGGATGGAGTGCGTCTACCAGAGCACCGGAGCCTTCCAATGTGAGACCTACAACACCCTTCTGGGGCTCACCACTGATCTACAAGCAGCCAGAGCCATGATGGTCATCTCCTCCATCTTTTCCGTCATGGCCATCGCGGTGTCCACCATCGGCATGCAGTGCACCGTCTGCATGGATGGCTCTTCGTTCAAAAGCAAGGTGGCTGGGGTAGGCGGTTCCCTCTTCCTCCTGGCAGGGCTCTTGTCATTGATCCCTGTGTCTTGGAAGACCCATGAGTTGGTGCAGAGCTTCTACATGCAGAACATTCCATCCAGTCTTAAGTTTGAGATAGGTGACTGCCTATACGTGGGCTTGGCTTCTTCGCTTTTGTCCATGCTAGGCGGAGGGCTGTTGAGTGCATCCTATTGCGACGATATGGAGGGTAGCAGGGGAACCAGACGCCATTACCCCTACCCTGACCGCACCGGACCTCGTGGAACATCCCATTTGATGGCCTACCATCCAGCCACGCAACATTCAAACACAAACCCCAAACTTGCCAACAAGAACCAAACCCTGAACAGCCATACAAGCACTGATACCCACTCCACTGCGCCAGCTCAGGATTCCAGGAAAGCGGCTCGGCAGAACACAGCGGCTGGTTATGACGTTACGGGCTACGTCTGA